A portion of the Microlunatus phosphovorus NM-1 genome contains these proteins:
- a CDS encoding primosomal protein N', which translates to MPETSTPTLPVARVAVDVSLAHLDRPFDYRVAPADDDVAVPGARVRVRFAGRLRDGFVLERLASSDSDRELSPISKVISPEPVLTPEIAALIRTVADHYAGCFADVVRLAVPPRHAATEKADPVVRPPLPELSEEMASALRCYPTGLELLAVLRTGSRPRAYWQVIPAADHSGDWADGFAAAARAVADGGRSAVLVVPDQRDLTRLRAACTRWLGRTGFVVLTSEAGPAARYRAFLAALRGDVRVVIGNRAAAYAPVRDLGLVALWDDGDDLLAEPRAPYPHTRTVLALRAAQQRSAVLFAGYARSCETEQWAQQGWLRVLGADRTQTRHTAPRVRVAVDTDRALARDPAARSARLPHEVFELIRGTLPQGPVLVQVPRAGYLVALVCQECREPARCGRCHGPLWLQGPSGHQHGGDLACSWCGLLHPDWECTICGSRSLRAPVVGSERTAEELGRAFPNTVIRQSSGQHVLADVPGTPALVVATPGAEPRAEGGYAGAVLLDTALLLLRADLRASEEALRRWLAVVALVRPGVDGGSVIAAGDSSARALQALVRLDPGGFAARELAERAEAHFPPAAKVVTVEGATAPLTEMLDLLRPPEPYEVLGPVPVNVSGGAGGRNGAEADEPIERLTLRTPLRTGAALVTAVKQASGVRSARKSEGALRIRVDPTAL; encoded by the coding sequence GTGCCCGAGACCTCGACTCCGACCCTCCCTGTGGCGCGGGTCGCTGTCGACGTGTCCTTGGCGCACCTGGATCGGCCGTTCGACTATCGGGTGGCGCCGGCCGACGACGACGTGGCCGTGCCCGGAGCCCGGGTGCGGGTGCGGTTCGCTGGCCGACTACGAGACGGGTTCGTGCTGGAGCGGCTGGCAAGCAGCGACAGTGACCGCGAGCTGAGCCCGATCTCCAAGGTGATCTCGCCCGAGCCGGTGCTGACCCCGGAGATCGCGGCGCTGATCCGCACCGTGGCCGATCACTATGCCGGCTGCTTCGCCGACGTCGTGCGGTTGGCGGTGCCGCCCCGGCACGCGGCAACGGAGAAGGCGGACCCGGTCGTCAGGCCTCCGTTGCCGGAGCTGAGCGAGGAGATGGCCAGCGCCTTGCGGTGCTATCCGACGGGGCTCGAGTTGCTGGCTGTGCTGCGGACCGGGAGCCGGCCACGGGCGTACTGGCAGGTGATTCCAGCCGCTGACCACAGCGGGGATTGGGCTGACGGGTTCGCAGCCGCGGCCCGGGCGGTGGCCGATGGCGGACGAAGTGCGGTGCTCGTGGTGCCGGATCAGCGCGACCTCACCCGGCTGCGGGCCGCGTGCACCCGCTGGCTGGGCCGAACGGGGTTCGTGGTGCTGACCTCCGAAGCCGGTCCAGCCGCCCGCTATCGAGCGTTCCTTGCGGCGCTGCGCGGGGACGTACGGGTGGTGATCGGGAACCGGGCTGCGGCGTACGCACCGGTGCGCGATCTGGGGCTGGTGGCGCTGTGGGACGACGGCGACGATCTGCTGGCGGAGCCGCGAGCGCCCTATCCGCATACCCGGACCGTGTTGGCATTGCGTGCTGCCCAGCAGCGCAGCGCCGTCCTGTTCGCGGGCTATGCCCGCAGCTGCGAGACCGAGCAGTGGGCCCAGCAGGGCTGGCTGCGGGTCCTCGGTGCCGATCGGACGCAGACCCGACATACCGCGCCGCGAGTCCGAGTGGCGGTCGACACCGATCGAGCACTGGCTCGTGATCCCGCGGCCCGGAGCGCCAGGCTGCCGCACGAGGTGTTCGAGCTGATCCGGGGGACTCTGCCGCAGGGGCCTGTGCTGGTGCAGGTGCCACGGGCGGGATACCTGGTGGCGCTGGTCTGTCAGGAGTGTCGCGAGCCTGCTCGCTGTGGCCGCTGCCACGGTCCGCTGTGGCTTCAGGGTCCGTCAGGGCACCAGCACGGAGGTGATCTCGCCTGCTCGTGGTGCGGGCTGCTGCACCCTGATTGGGAGTGCACGATCTGCGGCAGCCGATCGCTGCGCGCGCCCGTGGTCGGCTCGGAACGCACGGCTGAAGAGCTCGGCCGGGCCTTCCCCAACACGGTGATCCGACAGTCGAGCGGGCAACATGTGCTTGCCGATGTGCCTGGGACCCCAGCGCTGGTGGTGGCCACACCCGGTGCCGAGCCGAGAGCGGAAGGCGGATATGCCGGGGCGGTGCTGTTGGACACGGCGCTGCTCTTGCTGCGGGCAGATCTACGGGCGTCGGAGGAGGCATTGCGGCGCTGGCTCGCCGTAGTGGCACTGGTACGTCCCGGCGTGGACGGAGGGTCTGTGATCGCGGCGGGCGACAGCTCGGCCCGGGCGCTACAGGCGTTGGTCCGACTCGATCCAGGCGGATTCGCCGCCCGCGAGCTGGCGGAGCGGGCCGAGGCTCATTTTCCGCCGGCCGCGAAGGTGGTCACCGTCGAGGGCGCGACGGCTCCGCTCACCGAGATGCTGGACCTGCTGCGTCCGCCGGAGCCGTACGAGGTCCTCGGGCCGGTTCCGGTCAATGTTTCGGGCGGCGCCGGAGGGCGGAACGGAGCCGAGGCAGATGAGCCGATCGAGCGGCTGACCCTGCGTACGCCGCTGCGGACCGGAGCCGCCTTGGTGACCGCCGTCAAACAGGCCAGCGGAGTGCGCAGCGCGCGCAAGAGCGAGGGCGCCTTGCGGATCCGGGTCGACCCGACGGCGTTGTAG
- a CDS encoding threonine/serine exporter family protein: MSKATDGAEAYEHAEAGEDRLLLITLAAAMVSTGQPTYEVEEDLMAVGRHLGYPQVQPAVAPTGITLALGPGRSATVETVSGPLRLDQSAEARWIRQQLLNDEIDRGQALSRLGALRGRPERYPNWLSAPAWVVASIGIGLILQPGVANIIVTAIGSLVVLGLSRLSGRSRALATLLPSVAAFAVGCLVFGAASAGLLEGALRTLLPPLAILLPGATLVTGLSEIAAGAMVAGVSRVGHGVVQLLLFALGILAAAAAWQAPESALSNIRVDELGWWATPLGLLLVCVGVCLTESVRMAYVPWVLLVVVTAFGAQLLGQQVSGAALGGFLGGLAASFAATVVELLRPQLPRLVLFLPAFWMLVPGSLGLLSVTELAFGPTGSPSAGFGVVELVAAIALGLLVGSVLARSLRTAIHR, translated from the coding sequence GTGTCGAAAGCGACGGATGGTGCGGAGGCGTACGAGCATGCCGAAGCCGGTGAGGACCGCCTGCTGCTCATCACATTGGCAGCTGCGATGGTGTCAACCGGGCAACCGACGTACGAGGTGGAGGAAGATCTCATGGCCGTCGGCCGACATCTCGGGTATCCCCAGGTGCAGCCGGCGGTGGCGCCGACCGGCATCACCTTGGCGCTCGGCCCCGGGAGATCCGCCACGGTCGAGACCGTGAGCGGTCCGCTACGGCTCGATCAGTCGGCGGAGGCCCGCTGGATCCGGCAGCAACTGCTCAACGACGAGATCGACCGCGGCCAAGCGCTGAGCCGCCTCGGCGCGCTGCGGGGCCGCCCCGAGCGATATCCGAACTGGCTATCAGCCCCGGCCTGGGTGGTCGCCTCGATCGGGATCGGTCTCATCCTGCAACCTGGGGTGGCCAACATCATCGTGACCGCCATCGGGTCACTGGTCGTTCTCGGCCTCAGTAGGCTGAGCGGTCGCAGCCGCGCCCTCGCGACGCTGCTGCCGAGCGTCGCAGCCTTCGCCGTCGGCTGTCTGGTCTTCGGCGCGGCATCCGCCGGGCTGCTGGAGGGAGCACTTCGTACGCTGCTGCCACCGCTGGCCATCCTGCTGCCCGGCGCGACCCTGGTGACCGGACTGTCCGAGATCGCCGCCGGCGCGATGGTGGCCGGCGTGTCTCGGGTCGGTCACGGTGTGGTCCAGTTGTTGCTCTTCGCCCTGGGCATCCTGGCGGCGGCCGCTGCCTGGCAGGCGCCAGAGTCGGCGCTGAGCAACATCAGGGTGGATGAGCTCGGCTGGTGGGCGACGCCGCTGGGGCTGCTGTTGGTCTGTGTCGGAGTGTGCCTGACCGAAAGCGTCCGGATGGCATATGTGCCCTGGGTGCTGCTGGTGGTGGTCACCGCCTTCGGTGCCCAGCTGCTCGGCCAGCAGGTCTCCGGAGCGGCCCTCGGCGGCTTCCTCGGCGGCCTGGCAGCCAGCTTTGCGGCCACTGTCGTCGAGTTGCTGCGCCCGCAGCTGCCGCGGCTGGTGCTCTTCCTGCCGGCGTTCTGGATGCTGGTGCCCGGCAGCCTCGGTCTGCTCTCGGTGACCGAGCTGGCCTTCGGCCCGACCGGCTCGCCATCGGCCGGCTTCGGGGTCGTCGAACTGGTCGCAGCGATCGCCCTCGGCCTGCTGGTCGGCTCGGTGCTCGCCCGATCGCTGCGTACCGCGATCCACCGCTGA
- a CDS encoding threonine/serine exporter family protein → MSKSSPDPDGLILPVKALRDLAASAVRNTDPETLTFALPGQDDQVSQRHARTAIDLALRVGEALLVMGASAADVTASTLRLLTAYGVTSAHVDITFTSITVSVHRGLNEDPLTVLRVIRQRGMDHSRLQNVQQLVDRVTRAPAERRPSVDQAREELVGVLRAPQPYHDWVGVMGGSLLAVGIVISLGGSLATMVLAAISAAVVAGAAGALGRAGFPTFFVQVISAAIPTLLALGVAWLQSQGMADWVDTPSLVVVSGIVVLLAGMTVVGAAQDALDGYYVTASARGLEVVVVTMGIAVGIGLILTVASLAGLPLTISTQVTTFTAVGFSALAALLAGVGFSLSARASPRTVLVAAVVTPVVYLAYLPIMLLELPVGFAVAGPAVLAGVLGYVAQRLLRVPEQAVTTAAIVMLLPGLAVFRGVDSLISLGVGGTGLADLLSAVGTGLGLAAGASVGGFVARKVAGLDRVSRRVFQGRQRTDRVE, encoded by the coding sequence GTGAGCAAGTCTTCACCCGATCCCGACGGCCTGATTCTGCCGGTCAAAGCCCTGCGCGACCTCGCTGCCTCCGCGGTGCGGAACACCGATCCGGAGACCCTGACATTTGCGCTGCCCGGGCAGGACGATCAGGTCAGCCAGCGGCACGCTCGGACGGCGATCGACCTCGCTCTTCGAGTCGGCGAGGCACTGCTGGTCATGGGCGCGTCCGCCGCGGATGTGACCGCGTCCACGCTGCGGCTGCTGACCGCCTACGGAGTGACCTCGGCTCACGTCGACATCACCTTCACCTCGATCACGGTCTCGGTGCACCGGGGTCTCAACGAGGACCCGTTGACCGTCCTGCGCGTCATCCGGCAGCGCGGCATGGATCATTCGCGGCTGCAGAATGTCCAGCAGCTGGTGGACCGAGTCACCCGAGCGCCCGCCGAGAGGCGGCCATCAGTCGATCAGGCCCGCGAGGAGCTGGTCGGGGTGCTGCGCGCGCCTCAGCCCTATCACGATTGGGTCGGAGTAATGGGTGGCTCGTTGCTGGCTGTCGGCATCGTCATCTCCCTCGGCGGCAGTCTGGCGACCATGGTGCTGGCCGCCATCTCGGCGGCCGTGGTCGCCGGAGCCGCGGGAGCTCTCGGCAGAGCAGGCTTTCCCACGTTCTTCGTCCAGGTGATCAGCGCAGCCATCCCCACCTTGCTCGCTCTCGGGGTCGCCTGGCTTCAGTCCCAGGGGATGGCCGACTGGGTTGACACACCCTCGCTCGTCGTCGTTTCGGGGATCGTGGTGCTGCTGGCGGGAATGACCGTCGTCGGCGCCGCCCAAGACGCTTTGGACGGCTATTACGTCACTGCCTCAGCACGAGGACTGGAGGTCGTCGTGGTCACCATGGGGATCGCCGTCGGCATCGGCCTGATCCTCACCGTCGCTTCGCTGGCAGGGCTTCCGCTGACCATTTCGACCCAGGTCACGACATTCACCGCGGTCGGCTTCAGTGCACTCGCCGCGCTGCTTGCCGGTGTGGGCTTCTCACTCTCGGCCCGTGCCAGCCCCAGGACTGTGCTGGTGGCAGCTGTCGTCACTCCCGTTGTCTACCTGGCATATCTGCCGATCATGCTGCTCGAGTTGCCGGTCGGCTTCGCTGTTGCCGGCCCGGCCGTCCTTGCCGGGGTGCTCGGCTACGTCGCGCAGCGGCTGCTTCGAGTCCCGGAACAAGCCGTGACGACAGCAGCGATCGTGATGCTGCTGCCCGGCCTGGCGGTCTTCCGCGGTGTCGACTCGTTGATCTCTCTCGGTGTCGGAGGCACTGGTCTGGCCGACCTGCTGAGTGCGGTGGGCACCGGTCTGGGCTTGGCGGCCGGAGCGTCCGTCGGGGGTTTCGTCGCCCGGAAGGTAGCCGGTCTCGACCGGGTGTCTCGCCGGGTGTTCCAGGGTCGGCAGCGCACCGACCGCGTCGAATAG
- the metK gene encoding methionine adenosyltransferase, which produces MAARLFTSESVTEGHPDKIADQISDSVLDELLRQDPSSRVAVETLVTTGLVVVAGEVTTEAYAEIPSIVRRRILDIGYDSSTKGFDGASCGVSVAIGQQSPDIAQGVDEAFETRTGESSDERDHQGAGDQGLMFGYACTETDSLMPLPIDLAHRLAEQLAAVRKEGVIPYLRPDGKTQVTIEYDGERPARLDTVVLSTQHAADIDLDTLLTPDICKHVVQPVLDRFDIDARGHQLLVNPTGRFEIGGPMGDAGLTGRKIIVDTYGGMARHGGGAFSGKDPSKVDRSAAYAMRWVAKNVVAAGLARRCEVQVAYAIGKAHPVGFYVECFGSEQVPVSQIQDAVLSVFDLRPAAIIADLDLKRPIYAQTAAYGHFGRELPEITWEKTDRASALAAAVRG; this is translated from the coding sequence ATGGCAGCACGTCTTTTCACCTCCGAGTCGGTGACCGAGGGCCACCCGGACAAGATCGCCGATCAGATCAGCGACTCCGTCCTGGACGAGCTGCTGCGGCAGGATCCGAGCAGCCGGGTCGCGGTCGAGACCTTGGTGACCACCGGCTTGGTCGTGGTCGCCGGTGAGGTGACCACCGAGGCATACGCCGAGATCCCCTCGATCGTGCGCCGGCGGATTCTCGACATCGGCTACGACTCGTCCACCAAGGGCTTCGACGGGGCGTCCTGCGGTGTCTCGGTCGCGATCGGCCAGCAGTCGCCGGACATCGCCCAGGGCGTGGACGAGGCGTTCGAGACCCGGACCGGGGAATCGAGCGACGAGCGGGACCACCAGGGTGCCGGCGACCAAGGCCTGATGTTCGGCTATGCCTGCACCGAGACCGACTCCTTGATGCCGCTCCCGATCGACCTCGCCCACCGACTGGCCGAGCAGCTCGCGGCGGTGCGCAAGGAGGGTGTCATCCCCTATCTGCGGCCGGACGGCAAGACCCAGGTCACGATCGAGTACGACGGAGAGCGTCCGGCGCGGCTGGACACCGTCGTGTTGTCCACCCAGCACGCCGCCGACATCGATCTGGACACCCTGCTCACGCCGGACATCTGCAAGCACGTGGTGCAGCCGGTTCTCGACCGCTTCGACATCGACGCCCGCGGCCACCAACTGCTGGTGAATCCGACCGGCCGGTTCGAGATCGGCGGGCCGATGGGCGACGCTGGGCTGACCGGCCGCAAGATCATCGTCGACACCTACGGCGGGATGGCCCGGCACGGTGGCGGCGCGTTCTCCGGCAAGGACCCGTCCAAGGTGGACCGCTCTGCGGCGTACGCGATGCGCTGGGTCGCCAAGAATGTGGTCGCCGCCGGTTTGGCGCGTCGCTGCGAGGTGCAGGTCGCGTACGCGATCGGGAAGGCCCATCCGGTGGGCTTCTATGTGGAGTGCTTCGGCAGTGAGCAGGTGCCCGTCAGCCAGATCCAGGACGCGGTGCTGTCGGTCTTCGACTTGCGACCGGCCGCGATCATCGCCGATCTGGACCTGAAGCGGCCGATCTACGCCCAGACCGCGGCGTACGGGCATTTCGGCCGTGAGCTGCCGGAGATCACCTGGGAGAAGACCGACCGGGCATCGGCCTTGGCGGCTGCGGTTCGCGGCTGA
- the coaBC gene encoding bifunctional phosphopantothenoylcysteine decarboxylase/phosphopantothenate--cysteine ligase CoaBC: protein MSRVVLGVAGGIAAYKACELLRRLQAEGHDVTVIPTAAALEFVGLGTWAALSGKPVHTSVFDDVHQVPHVRLGQQADLVFVAPATADLLARAATGRADDLLTSTLLTAHCPVVFAPAMHTEMWLHPATQANVATLRSRGCLVIDPDNGRLTGPDSGPGRLPDPAELEAVAEAVLIDPSIVGRGAERDLAGLRVVVSAGGTREHLDPVRFLGNRSSGLMGWALARAATLRGAQVDLVAANVTLPAPPGVTVHRVVSTADLAAAMTEQAAAADLVVMAAAPADFTPSARSDTKIKKDGDGGLRLDLVQTTDVLASLVRARTDPAQVLIGFAAETPTADSSLLDLGRAKLARKGCDVLVLNEVGEHKAFGRPDNEIVLLTGAGADGPWAGSKDYLAHLIWDCALGQRSRR, encoded by the coding sequence ATGAGTCGCGTCGTCCTCGGCGTCGCCGGCGGCATCGCTGCCTACAAGGCTTGCGAGCTGCTGCGGCGGCTGCAGGCCGAGGGACATGACGTCACCGTCATCCCAACTGCGGCGGCGCTGGAGTTCGTGGGCCTTGGTACCTGGGCGGCCCTGTCCGGCAAGCCGGTGCACACCTCGGTCTTCGACGACGTGCATCAGGTGCCGCACGTCCGGCTCGGCCAACAGGCCGATCTGGTCTTCGTCGCCCCGGCGACCGCGGACCTGCTGGCCCGCGCTGCGACCGGCCGTGCTGATGATCTGCTCACCTCCACGCTGTTGACCGCGCACTGCCCGGTGGTCTTCGCGCCGGCCATGCACACCGAGATGTGGCTGCATCCGGCGACCCAGGCCAATGTCGCGACCTTGCGGTCGCGAGGCTGTCTGGTCATCGACCCGGACAACGGCCGACTCACCGGGCCGGACTCTGGACCGGGTCGATTGCCGGATCCGGCCGAGCTGGAGGCCGTCGCCGAGGCAGTCCTGATCGATCCCTCGATCGTCGGCCGGGGTGCCGAGCGGGATCTGGCCGGTCTGCGGGTGGTGGTCAGTGCCGGCGGAACCCGGGAGCACCTCGACCCGGTCCGCTTCCTCGGCAATCGCTCCTCGGGTTTGATGGGCTGGGCGCTCGCGCGAGCGGCCACGCTCCGAGGTGCGCAGGTGGACTTGGTGGCCGCCAACGTCACACTGCCCGCGCCACCGGGCGTCACGGTGCACCGAGTGGTCTCCACGGCGGACCTGGCGGCGGCGATGACCGAGCAGGCGGCAGCCGCGGACCTGGTCGTGATGGCGGCGGCGCCTGCTGACTTCACGCCGAGCGCCCGGAGCGATACCAAGATCAAGAAGGACGGAGACGGTGGTCTCCGCCTGGATCTCGTCCAGACCACCGATGTGCTCGCGAGCCTGGTCCGCGCCCGGACCGATCCGGCTCAGGTGCTGATCGGCTTCGCAGCCGAGACGCCCACCGCTGACAGCTCGCTGCTGGACCTGGGGCGGGCGAAGCTGGCTCGCAAGGGGTGTGACGTCCTGGTGCTGAACGAGGTGGGGGAGCACAAGGCGTTCGGTCGCCCGGACAACGAGATCGTGCTGCTGACCGGTGCAGGTGCCGACGGGCCCTGGGCGGGCAGCAAGGACTATCTGGCGCACCTCATTTGGGACTGTGCCCTAGGGCAACGCTCCCGCAGGTAA
- the rpoZ gene encoding DNA-directed RNA polymerase subunit omega, with product MSGNVVAEGITNPPIDELLTHSDSKYRLVLFAAKRARQINAYYSQLGEGLLDHVGPLVETGVQEKPLSIALREVNAGVLTCIEGDADEAAAAEVDTTSYDNPA from the coding sequence TTGTCTGGAAACGTGGTTGCCGAGGGGATCACCAACCCCCCGATCGACGAGCTTCTCACCCACTCCGACTCCAAGTACCGGCTGGTGCTGTTCGCCGCCAAGCGGGCTCGTCAGATCAACGCGTACTACTCCCAGCTCGGCGAGGGCCTGCTCGATCACGTCGGCCCGCTGGTGGAGACCGGCGTGCAGGAGAAGCCGTTGTCCATCGCGCTGCGTGAGGTGAACGCCGGAGTACTGACCTGCATCGAGGGTGACGCCGACGAGGCCGCGGCGGCCGAGGTGGACACCACGTCGTACGACAACCCGGCCTGA
- the gmk gene encoding guanylate kinase — MSRDRRRHPGLTVVSGPTAVGKGTVVAELRRQHPEVFVSVSVTTRPPRPGEIDGVHYLFISEAEFDRLVADDDLLEWAVVHGRHRYGTPRGPVTAAIAAGHEAVLEIDLQGARQVRERWPEAHLVFLAPPSWAELVRRLVDRGTETAEERERRLRTATEELAAESEFDTTIVNHDVTGAVAELVVLLGL, encoded by the coding sequence GTGAGTCGCGACCGCAGACGACACCCTGGCCTCACCGTGGTGTCCGGCCCGACTGCCGTCGGCAAGGGCACCGTGGTCGCCGAGTTGCGGCGTCAGCATCCCGAGGTGTTCGTCTCGGTCTCGGTGACGACCCGGCCGCCGCGCCCCGGCGAGATCGACGGAGTGCACTACCTGTTCATCTCCGAGGCCGAGTTCGACCGGCTGGTGGCCGACGACGACCTGCTGGAGTGGGCGGTCGTGCACGGCCGGCATCGCTACGGCACGCCGCGCGGACCGGTGACGGCTGCCATTGCCGCGGGCCACGAGGCGGTGCTGGAGATCGACCTGCAAGGTGCGAGGCAGGTCCGGGAGCGCTGGCCGGAGGCGCATCTGGTGTTCTTGGCCCCGCCGTCGTGGGCGGAACTGGTCCGCCGGTTGGTGGACCGGGGGACCGAGACCGCCGAAGAGCGGGAGCGACGGCTGCGGACCGCCACCGAGGAACTGGCCGCCGAATCGGAGTTCGACACCACGATCGTCAATCACGACGTCACCGGTGCGGTGGCGGAGTTGGTAGTATTACTGGGTCTGTAG
- the mihF gene encoding integration host factor, actinobacterial type, which yields MTIPPLSDEQRQQARYAATEARRRRAAVKQALRTGELTLAEVLATAETDDVIAHAKVVDILKALPRVGAVRADRAMDKFDIAPNRRLRGLGRHQAAALVAEFAPRTK from the coding sequence GTGACGATTCCCCCGCTGAGTGACGAGCAGCGGCAGCAGGCCCGGTATGCGGCCACGGAGGCCCGGCGGCGGCGCGCAGCCGTGAAGCAGGCCCTGCGGACCGGTGAGCTGACCCTGGCCGAGGTGCTCGCCACAGCCGAGACCGACGACGTGATCGCGCACGCCAAGGTCGTCGACATCCTCAAGGCGCTCCCGCGAGTCGGCGCGGTGCGTGCCGATCGGGCGATGGACAAATTCGACATCGCCCCGAACCGGCGGTTGCGGGGCCTCGGCCGTCACCAGGCCGCGGCCTTGGTGGCCGAGTTCGCGCCGCGGACCAAGTGA
- the pyrF gene encoding orotidine-5'-phosphate decarboxylase → MTGYGERLASLVAERGPLCAGIDPHPSLLSAWGLPVDASGLERCARTMVAALGDLVPVFKPQSAFFELHGAAGIAVLERVLADLRDAGALSLLDVKRGDIGSTMDAYAAAYLADGAPLAADAITVSPYLGFGSLSGTIELAEASDRGVYVLALTSNPEGRQVQHARAASGLLVAEEIVDAAASANAGKEYGNVGLVVGATIGRTGVDLSQVHGSLLSPGIGAQGAGARDLAEVFGDALRYVLPAASRELMAAGPDPAAIRAKAEQMLTQMMTTVPVG, encoded by the coding sequence GTGACCGGTTATGGAGAACGTCTGGCCAGCCTGGTGGCCGAGCGAGGGCCGCTGTGCGCCGGGATCGACCCGCACCCGTCGCTGTTGAGCGCGTGGGGCCTGCCGGTCGACGCGTCCGGCCTGGAACGGTGCGCCCGGACCATGGTGGCCGCGCTCGGCGATCTGGTGCCGGTGTTCAAACCGCAGTCGGCGTTCTTCGAGCTGCACGGCGCGGCCGGCATCGCCGTCCTGGAGCGGGTGCTCGCCGACCTGCGCGACGCCGGTGCGCTGTCCCTGCTGGACGTCAAGCGTGGCGACATCGGCTCGACCATGGATGCGTACGCAGCCGCCTATCTGGCCGACGGCGCACCGCTGGCCGCGGACGCGATCACCGTCAGCCCCTACCTGGGCTTCGGATCACTGTCCGGGACCATCGAACTGGCCGAGGCCTCCGACCGCGGGGTGTACGTGCTGGCGCTCACCTCCAACCCGGAAGGGCGCCAGGTCCAGCATGCCCGGGCGGCCTCGGGCCTGCTGGTCGCGGAGGAGATCGTCGACGCTGCCGCGTCGGCCAACGCCGGGAAGGAGTACGGCAACGTCGGACTCGTCGTCGGCGCCACCATCGGCCGGACCGGAGTGGATCTGTCGCAGGTGCACGGCTCGTTGCTCTCCCCGGGCATCGGCGCCCAGGGCGCGGGCGCCAGGGACCTGGCCGAGGTCTTCGGCGACGCCCTGCGCTATGTGCTGCCCGCGGCAAGCCGCGAGCTGATGGCTGCCGGCCCGGACCCGGCCGCGATCCGGGCGAAGGCCGAACAGATGCTGACCCAGATGATGACGACAGTGCCGGTGGGGTAA
- a CDS encoding quinone-dependent dihydroorotate dehydrogenase, translating into MLYSRLVRPVLFRAYGGDAERVHEQTLRALAAMGRLTPLRAGLRAGLARQQQGVTVAGIDFASPVGVAAGLDKNGLAVRAWSALGFGFAELGTVTAQAQPGNDRPRLFRLPNSRAIINRMGFNNDGAQALAQRLDGLGVRRGNGRVGIPLGISIGKTKVTPLESATADYLASLRLLAPYADYVAVNVSSPNTPGLRALQDADSLAELLGALTAEARVLAGPSDTPDADRIPVPVFVKLAPDLTNEALEEAVEVVEGSGAAGLIATNTTLSRAGIDPTDAARAAEAGGLSGAPLTSRAREVVGFLAARTELPIIGVGGVLTPDDGLALLDAGARLIQVYTGFIYGGPGLVTGLNARFAAHEPTRLERGPL; encoded by the coding sequence GTGCTCTACTCCCGACTCGTCCGCCCGGTGCTGTTCCGGGCGTACGGCGGCGATGCCGAGCGGGTGCACGAGCAGACCCTGCGGGCGCTGGCGGCGATGGGCCGGCTGACCCCGCTGCGGGCCGGTCTGCGTGCCGGGCTGGCTCGGCAGCAGCAAGGCGTCACCGTGGCGGGCATCGACTTTGCCTCACCGGTGGGGGTGGCCGCCGGCCTCGACAAGAACGGCCTCGCGGTCCGGGCCTGGTCGGCGCTCGGCTTCGGGTTCGCCGAGTTGGGCACGGTGACCGCTCAGGCCCAGCCGGGCAACGACCGGCCGCGACTTTTCCGGCTGCCGAACAGCCGGGCGATCATCAATCGGATGGGCTTCAACAACGACGGCGCCCAGGCCCTCGCGCAGCGTCTCGACGGGCTCGGCGTACGTCGCGGGAACGGCCGGGTCGGCATCCCGTTGGGGATCTCGATCGGCAAGACCAAGGTCACTCCGCTGGAGTCCGCGACCGCGGACTATCTGGCCTCGCTGCGGCTGCTCGCCCCGTACGCCGATTATGTCGCGGTGAACGTGTCCAGCCCGAACACGCCCGGGCTGCGCGCCTTGCAGGACGCGGACAGTCTTGCCGAGTTGCTGGGCGCGCTGACCGCCGAGGCCCGGGTGCTGGCCGGGCCGAGCGATACGCCGGACGCGGATCGAATCCCGGTGCCGGTGTTCGTGAAACTGGCCCCCGACCTCACCAACGAGGCGTTGGAGGAGGCCGTCGAGGTGGTGGAGGGCTCCGGCGCCGCAGGCCTGATCGCCACCAACACCACCCTGTCGCGGGCCGGGATCGATCCGACCGATGCCGCACGCGCCGCCGAGGCCGGGGGCCTGTCCGGGGCACCGTTGACCAGCCGAGCGCGCGAGGTCGTCGGCTTCCTGGCAGCGCGCACGGAGCTGCCGATCATCGGCGTCGGCGGGGTGCTGACCCCGGACGACGGTCTGGCGCTGCTGGACGCCGGGGCACGGCTGATCCAGGTCTATACCGGCTTCATCTATGGCGGGCCCGGGCTGGTCACCGGCCTCAATGCCCGCTTCGCCGCACACGAGCCAACTCGGCTGGAAAGGGGTCCACTGTGA